In Miscanthus floridulus cultivar M001 chromosome 5, ASM1932011v1, whole genome shotgun sequence, one genomic interval encodes:
- the LOC136453345 gene encoding uncharacterized protein, producing MANQRAAAALLLIASLFVAVAISGADARPSVRPSKTAALRHDAHGGGYVADAAAPTEPKPEQEPEEPEEPKKSEEPKKPEKPESELTCNKVHGVQAGETCCSVGEGARLTQDQFLFFNPNLCCEKLFVGQWVCLEATSGCHD from the exons ATGGCGAAccaacgcgccgccgccgcgctcctcctGATCGCGTCCCTCTTCGTGGCGGTCGCCATCTCCGGGGCCGACGCGAGGCCCAGCGTGCGTCCCAGCAAGACGGCAGCCCTCCGCCACGACGCGCATGGAGGTG GTTACGTGGCGGATGCTGCGGCGCCAACGGAGCCGAAGCCGGAGCAGGAGccggaggagccagaggagcCGAAGAAGTCGGAGGAGCCGAAGAAGCCGGAGAAGCCGGAGTCGGAGCTGACCTGCAACAAGGTGCACGGGGTGCAGGCGGGCGAGACGTGCTGTTCCGTGGGGGAGGGAGCGAGGCTGACCCAGGACCAGTTCCTCTTCTTCAACCCCAACCTCTGCTGCGAGAAGCTCTTCGTCGGCCAGTGGGTCTGCCTTGAAGCCACATCCGGTTGTCATGACTGA